One genomic region from Delphinus delphis chromosome 14, mDelDel1.2, whole genome shotgun sequence encodes:
- the FHL5 gene encoding four and a half LIM domains protein 5: MTTAQFDCQHCTASLLGKYVLEDHNPHRVTCYDRTSANYCEDCKEPIESDSKDLCYKGHHWHEGCFNYDKCNQSLVEKPSAAKDECLPCSKYYSNECSSQCFQCKKTIMPGSRKMKFKGNYWHETCLVCEHCRQPIGAKPLISTESGNYCVPCFEMEFAHYCSFFKEAITSGGIMFCDQPWHKECFLCSGCRKELCEEDFMSRDDYAFCLDCYNHLYAKKCATCTKPIIGLRDTKFICFQDRQWHSECFNCGKCSVSLVGKGFLTHNKEIFCHQCGSGVDTDM, encoded by the exons ATGACAACTGCTCAATTTGACTGTCAACACTGTACGGCATCACTTCTTGGGAAGTATGTACTAGAGGATCACAATCCACACCGTGTTACTTGTTATGATCGTACCTCTGCTAACTATTGTGAGGACTGCAAAGAACCAATCGAATCAGATTCCAAG GATCTTTGTTACAAAGGTCATCACTGGCATGAAGGATGCTTCAATTACGACAAATGCAATCAGTCTTTGGTGGAAAAGCCTTCTGCTGCCAAGGATGAGTGCCTGCCGTGCTCCAAGTACTATTCTAACGAGTGCTCCTCCCAGTGCTTCCAGTGTAAGAAGACCATCATGCCTG GTTCCcggaaaatgaaatttaagggAAACTACTGGCATGAAACCTGCCTTGTGTGCGAGCATTGCCGACAGCCAATAGGAGCTAAACCTTTGATTTCCACAGAGAGTGGCAATTATTGTGTGCCGTGTTTTGAGATGGAGTTTGCTCACTACTGCAGCTTTTTTAAGGAG GCGATTACTTCAGGTGGGATAATGTTTTGTGACCAGCCATGGCATAAAGAGTGTTTTCTGTGCAGTGGCTGTAGGAAAGAGCTCTGTGAAGAAGACTTTATGTCCAGAGATGATTATGCATTCTGCTTGGACTGCTACAATCATCTTTATGCCAAAAAGTGTGCCACCTGCACCAAGCCTATTATTG GTCTCAGAGACACCAAGTTTATCTGCTTTCAAGACCGCCAGTGGCACAGCGAATGCTTTAACTGTGGGAAGTGCTCAGTCTCCTTGGTGGGGAAAGGCTTCCTGACTCACAACAAGGAAATCTTCTGCCACCAATGTGGCTCTGGGGTGGACACTGACATGTAG